One genomic segment of Amycolatopsis granulosa includes these proteins:
- a CDS encoding threonine/serine ThrE exporter family protein, whose protein sequence is MNSTQRVRGPVTRRRGWHILEAPVDPGVDKANRRRRSTEPRRRAWHILEAPTGDQPAPDATTELGPALPDEATVNFVLDLVLRIGEVQMASGAGASDVTATILSLTAAFGLPHCEVDVIFTSITVTCHRGTDANPITALRVVRSRSLDYTRLSQTEMLVQQILRGNLGAEESYTELHRITTAPHPYPRWVATLAWGGMAFFITLLLSGTADVAVGALIISALIDRLGRLLNRVALPFFFQQAVGGLVATGLATVAVNTGLVPARFSTLVAAAAITVLLSGLSTVSAVQDAITGYNVTAAGRTMETVLMSAGLITGVALALNIAKALGFAPAEPVLPAQTANSLLVIVPAGAAAAACFALASYSTMRSMLVAAAAGAIGAGVYGALVIVGRFDVITSSAVAAIVVGFSGGVLARRLKVTPLVVAVSGITPLLPGLSTYRGLYELATQSNGNLSTLIKAAAIGLALAAGVVLGEYLAQPVRTGLGRLERRLAGPRMAGPLQTSERRLE, encoded by the coding sequence ATGAACAGCACCCAGCGCGTCCGGGGCCCGGTGACCCGCAGGCGCGGCTGGCACATTCTCGAGGCGCCGGTGGATCCGGGCGTCGACAAGGCCAACCGGCGGCGGCGGTCGACCGAGCCGCGGCGCCGGGCCTGGCACATCCTGGAAGCGCCGACCGGCGACCAGCCGGCGCCGGACGCGACCACCGAACTCGGTCCTGCCCTGCCGGACGAGGCGACCGTCAACTTCGTGCTCGACCTGGTCCTGCGCATCGGCGAGGTGCAGATGGCCAGCGGGGCGGGCGCGTCGGACGTGACCGCGACGATCCTGTCGCTGACCGCCGCCTTCGGTCTCCCGCACTGCGAGGTGGACGTGATCTTCACGTCCATCACCGTCACCTGCCACCGGGGCACCGACGCCAACCCGATCACCGCCCTGCGGGTGGTCCGGTCGCGCAGCCTCGACTACACCCGTCTGTCGCAGACGGAGATGCTCGTCCAGCAGATCCTGCGCGGCAACCTCGGCGCCGAGGAGTCGTACACCGAGCTGCATCGGATCACCACGGCGCCGCACCCCTACCCGCGCTGGGTCGCCACGCTGGCCTGGGGCGGGATGGCCTTCTTCATCACCCTGCTGCTCAGCGGCACCGCGGACGTCGCGGTCGGCGCGCTGATCATCTCCGCGCTCATCGACCGGCTCGGCCGGCTGCTGAACCGCGTCGCGCTGCCGTTCTTCTTCCAGCAGGCCGTGGGCGGCCTGGTGGCGACGGGGCTGGCAACCGTCGCCGTGAACACCGGTCTCGTCCCGGCCCGCTTCTCCACACTGGTCGCCGCGGCGGCCATCACCGTGTTGCTGTCCGGTCTGTCCACGGTCTCCGCGGTGCAGGACGCCATCACCGGGTACAACGTCACCGCCGCGGGCCGCACCATGGAAACGGTCCTGATGAGTGCCGGGCTGATCACCGGTGTCGCGCTCGCGCTGAACATCGCCAAGGCACTCGGGTTCGCCCCGGCGGAACCGGTGCTGCCCGCGCAGACGGCCAACAGCCTGCTGGTCATCGTGCCCGCGGGCGCGGCCGCGGCGGCGTGCTTCGCGCTCGCCAGCTACTCGACGATGCGGTCCATGCTGGTGGCGGCCGCGGCGGGCGCGATCGGCGCCGGCGTGTACGGCGCGCTGGTGATCGTGGGCCGCTTCGACGTCATCACCTCCTCGGCCGTGGCGGCGATCGTGGTGGGCTTCTCCGGCGGTGTGCTCGCGCGCCGGCTGAAGGTGACCCCACTGGTCGTCGCGGTGTCCGGGATCACCCCGTTGCTGCCAGGTCTGTCCACGTACCGTGGCCTGTACGAACTGGCCACCCAGAGCAACGGCAACCTCTCGACGCTGATCAAAGCGGCCGCGATCGGGCTTGCGCTGGCCGCGGGTGTGGTACTCGGGGAGTACCTCGCGCAGCCGGTCCGCACCGGTCTCGGCCGTCTCGAACGGAGGCTCGCGGGCCCCCGGATGGCGGGGCCGCTGCAGACGAGCGAGCGGCGACTGGAGTAG
- a CDS encoding ester cyclase: protein MTSDERRERMRRVLDLMWNQGELAACADLCAPNCTFHDPSFEVDGVEGFQRQVSELRTANPDLHMDIHDVVVEGDLCAVRWTMGGTARAEFRGLPATGKTYVMSGMLFGKWADDRVVEMWTNYDLLGALQQLGIIPEMASRETAG, encoded by the coding sequence ATGACTTCCGACGAGCGACGTGAGCGCATGCGGCGGGTGCTGGACCTGATGTGGAACCAGGGTGAGCTCGCCGCCTGCGCGGACCTGTGCGCCCCGAACTGCACCTTCCACGACCCCAGCTTCGAGGTCGACGGAGTCGAAGGGTTCCAGCGCCAGGTCAGTGAGCTGCGCACGGCGAACCCGGACCTGCACATGGACATCCACGACGTGGTCGTCGAAGGCGACCTGTGCGCGGTGCGGTGGACCATGGGCGGCACGGCACGGGCGGAGTTCCGCGGGCTGCCCGCGACCGGCAAGACGTACGTGATGAGCGGGATGCTGTTCGGCAAGTGGGCCGACGACCGCGTCGTGGAGATGTGGACCAACTACGACCTGCTGGGCGCACTGCAGCAGCTCGGAATCATCCCGGAGATGGCGTCGCGCGAAACCGCCGGCTGA
- a CDS encoding RNA polymerase sigma factor, with product MEAGDAVARLVRDEGTRVLATLIRVTGDVGLAEDAVQDAVVRALETWPRDGVPDNPRGWLLVTAKRRAVDLFRREAARSGKEAAAMPFVEPEPADAVPDDLLRLVFTCCHPALSLEAQVALALRTLGGLSTAEVARALLVPEATMAKRLTRARQKITRARIPYRVPEAAELPDRLKGVAATVYLIFNEGYAAAAGADLVRAELVDEAIRLARLLAGLMPDEPTALGLLALLLLQNSRRAARVDADGVPVLLPDQDRSRWDVAAIKEGVSYLGRGLRRAAAPEEYLVQAAIAACHALAPTYAETNWDALISWYDVLLEVADSPVARLNRAAAVAERDGPAAGLSLVDAIPGLTRYPWWHATRAELLHRLGDTEAARAAYRRALALGMSAPLMAHLRLRLAELE from the coding sequence ATGGAGGCCGGTGACGCGGTCGCGCGGCTGGTGCGGGACGAGGGGACCCGGGTGCTGGCCACGCTGATCCGCGTCACCGGTGACGTCGGGCTGGCCGAGGACGCGGTGCAGGACGCCGTGGTGCGGGCGCTGGAAACCTGGCCGCGGGACGGGGTGCCGGACAATCCGCGCGGCTGGCTGCTGGTGACGGCGAAGCGGCGGGCGGTGGACCTGTTCCGCCGCGAGGCCGCGCGGTCCGGGAAGGAAGCGGCGGCGATGCCGTTCGTCGAACCGGAGCCGGCCGACGCCGTGCCGGACGACCTGCTGCGGCTCGTGTTCACCTGCTGTCATCCGGCGCTGTCGCTGGAGGCGCAGGTCGCCCTGGCGTTGCGGACGCTGGGCGGATTGTCGACGGCGGAGGTCGCGCGAGCGCTGCTGGTGCCGGAGGCGACGATGGCGAAACGCCTGACCCGCGCGCGGCAGAAGATCACCCGGGCTCGCATCCCCTATCGCGTGCCCGAAGCGGCCGAGCTGCCGGACCGGCTGAAAGGCGTGGCGGCGACGGTGTACCTGATCTTCAACGAGGGCTACGCGGCCGCCGCGGGCGCCGACCTGGTGCGGGCCGAACTCGTCGACGAGGCGATCCGGCTGGCCCGGCTGCTGGCCGGGCTGATGCCGGACGAGCCGACCGCGCTGGGCCTGCTCGCGTTGCTGTTGCTGCAGAATTCGCGCCGCGCCGCCCGGGTGGATGCCGACGGGGTACCGGTGCTGCTGCCCGACCAGGACCGGTCACGCTGGGACGTGGCCGCGATCAAGGAGGGCGTGTCGTACCTGGGCCGCGGACTGCGCCGCGCGGCGGCTCCGGAGGAGTACCTGGTGCAGGCGGCGATCGCGGCCTGCCACGCGCTGGCGCCCACCTACGCCGAGACGAACTGGGACGCGTTGATCTCGTGGTACGACGTGCTGCTGGAGGTGGCCGACTCCCCGGTGGCCCGCCTGAACCGGGCGGCGGCGGTGGCCGAGCGCGACGGCCCGGCGGCCGGCCTGTCCCTGGTGGACGCGATTCCCGGGCTCACGCGCTACCCCTGGTGGCACGCGACCCGCGCGGAGCTGCTGCACCGCCTCGGCGACACCGAAGCCGCGCGGGCCGCGTACCGGCGTGCCCTGGCGCTCGGCATGAGCGCACCGCTGATGGCGCACCTGCGGCTGCGCCTGGCCGAACTGGAATGA
- a CDS encoding YciI family protein, whose product MPTYAALLYTADVDWSAPEHAETTEQYMEFGEAAAAVIRGGKALYPTSTATTVRVSGGKGGDVLTSDGPYAETKEALSGFYLFECADLDEAVRLAARLPAAWDGVVEIRPVIEF is encoded by the coding sequence ATGCCCACCTATGCCGCCCTGCTCTACACCGCGGACGTCGACTGGTCGGCGCCCGAGCACGCGGAGACCACCGAGCAGTACATGGAGTTCGGGGAGGCCGCGGCTGCCGTGATCCGCGGCGGGAAGGCCCTCTACCCGACCTCGACCGCCACCACCGTGCGCGTGTCCGGGGGCAAGGGCGGTGACGTCCTGACCAGCGACGGCCCCTACGCCGAGACGAAAGAGGCGCTGTCCGGGTTCTACCTGTTCGAATGCGCCGATCTGGACGAGGCCGTGCGGCTCGCGGCGCGGCTCCCGGCGGCGTGGGACGGGGTCGTGGAGATCCGCCCGGTGATCGAGTTCTGA
- a CDS encoding CoA-binding protein yields the protein MADVGEEILKAANTIAVVGLSRDPAKAAHSVPAAMQAAGFRIIPVHPSADELLGEKVYRSLADIPEPVDLVDVFRPAPEAPAVAEQAAAIGAKALWLQQGIVSPQARRIAEAAGMDYIENRCIAVVRALGGITK from the coding sequence ATGGCCGATGTGGGCGAAGAGATTCTGAAAGCCGCGAACACGATCGCCGTGGTGGGGCTGAGCCGCGACCCGGCGAAGGCCGCGCACTCGGTGCCGGCCGCGATGCAGGCCGCCGGGTTCCGGATCATCCCGGTGCACCCCTCGGCCGACGAGCTCCTGGGTGAGAAGGTCTACCGGTCCCTGGCGGACATCCCCGAGCCGGTGGACCTCGTCGACGTGTTCCGCCCCGCCCCGGAGGCACCGGCGGTGGCCGAGCAGGCGGCCGCCATCGGGGCCAAGGCGCTGTGGCTGCAGCAGGGCATCGTCTCCCCGCAGGCGCGGCGCATCGCCGAAGCCGCGGGCATGGACTACATCGAGAACCGCTGCATCGCGGTGGTCCGCGCGCTGGGCGGCATCACCAAGTAG
- the selD gene encoding selenide, water dikinase SelD, which produces MGYRLTQYAHGGGCACKIPPGELEDVVRGLVGRQPSAPAGELLVGLDDGDDAAAVRIRDGLALIATTDFFTPVVDDAYDWGRIAAANALSDVYAMGGSPVVAVNLLGWPREVLPFELAAEALRGGADVCAEAGCHLAGGHSVDDPEPKYGLAVTGTGDPDRLLRNDAARAGMPLSLTKPLGIGVLNSRHKATGERFAEAVEVMTTLNAPAARAALGAGITAATDVTGFGLLGHLYKMARASGVTAVVDAAAVSYVDGARAALAAGYVSGGTRRNLDWVRPHTDLSAVPEEEALLLADAQTSGGLLLAGEIPGAPVIGEFVPRGEHVVVVR; this is translated from the coding sequence ATGGGCTACCGACTGACGCAGTACGCGCACGGCGGCGGGTGCGCCTGCAAGATCCCGCCCGGCGAGCTGGAGGACGTGGTGCGCGGGCTGGTCGGGCGGCAGCCGTCCGCCCCGGCCGGGGAGCTGCTGGTCGGGCTGGACGACGGCGACGACGCGGCGGCGGTGCGGATCCGGGACGGGCTCGCCCTCATCGCGACCACGGACTTCTTCACGCCGGTGGTCGACGACGCCTACGACTGGGGGCGGATCGCGGCGGCCAACGCGCTGTCCGACGTCTACGCGATGGGCGGCAGCCCGGTCGTGGCGGTGAACCTGCTCGGCTGGCCGCGGGAGGTGTTGCCGTTCGAGCTGGCAGCGGAGGCGCTGCGCGGCGGAGCGGACGTCTGCGCCGAAGCCGGCTGCCACCTCGCCGGCGGGCACAGCGTGGACGACCCGGAGCCGAAGTACGGTCTCGCGGTGACCGGCACCGGCGATCCGGACCGGCTGCTGCGCAACGACGCCGCCCGGGCCGGGATGCCGTTGTCGCTGACCAAACCGCTCGGCATCGGGGTGCTCAACTCGCGGCACAAGGCGACCGGTGAGCGGTTCGCGGAGGCGGTCGAGGTGATGACGACGCTCAACGCCCCGGCCGCCCGCGCCGCGCTCGGCGCCGGCATCACCGCCGCCACGGACGTGACCGGGTTCGGCCTGCTCGGGCACCTCTACAAGATGGCGCGGGCCAGCGGGGTGACCGCGGTGGTCGACGCCGCCGCGGTGTCCTATGTGGATGGTGCACGGGCGGCGCTGGCGGCGGGGTACGTCAGCGGGGGCACCCGGCGCAACCTCGACTGGGTCCGGCCGCACACCGACCTGTCCGCGGTGCCCGAGGAGGAGGCCCTGCTGCTGGCCGACGCGCAGACCTCGGGCGGCCTGCTGCTGGCCGGGGAGATCCCCGGTGCCCCGGTGATCGGTGAGTTCGTCCCGCGCGGGGAGCACGTCGTGGTGGTGCGCTGA
- the selA gene encoding L-seryl-tRNA(Sec) selenium transferase: MADPRRRVPRTDALLAHPRLAAAERVLGRGLVKAAVVAAQDRARAGEISPEQVAEQAIAALPVAATTLRPVVNATGVLVHTNLGRAPLSRAALDAVVTAGRGTDVEFDLATGRRARRGRGALAALAEAVPAAGAVHVVNNNAAALLLAALALAPGKEIVISRGELVEIGDGFRIPELLESTGARLREVGTTNRTSLRDYSAALGPDTGFVLKVHPSNFRVTGFTAEVPVRELATLGVPLVADIGSGLLAPHPVLPDEPDATTALRDGADLVTASGDKLLGGPQAGLLLGSADLVEKLRRHPAARALRVDKLTLAALEATVRGPEPPVARALAADVADLRRRAEALAARMPGATVESCRAAVGGGGAPGVELPSVAVSLPRSWAEPLRTGSPSVVGRVERGRCLLDLRTVDPDEDELLVAAVRACTS, translated from the coding sequence GTGGCCGACCCCCGTCGCCGGGTGCCGCGGACCGACGCGCTGCTCGCGCACCCGCGCCTGGCCGCGGCCGAGCGGGTGCTGGGCCGCGGCCTGGTGAAGGCCGCCGTGGTGGCGGCGCAGGACCGCGCGCGGGCCGGGGAGATCTCGCCGGAGCAGGTCGCCGAGCAGGCGATCGCGGCGTTGCCGGTGGCGGCGACGACCTTGCGACCGGTGGTCAACGCGACCGGTGTCCTCGTGCACACCAACCTCGGCCGGGCGCCGCTGTCCCGGGCCGCGCTGGACGCCGTGGTCACCGCGGGCCGTGGCACCGACGTCGAGTTCGACCTCGCCACCGGCCGCCGCGCCCGCCGCGGACGTGGGGCGCTCGCCGCGCTCGCCGAGGCGGTGCCGGCCGCGGGCGCGGTGCACGTGGTCAACAACAACGCGGCGGCGCTGCTGCTCGCCGCGCTCGCGCTCGCGCCGGGCAAGGAGATCGTGATCAGCCGGGGCGAGCTGGTCGAGATCGGTGACGGGTTCCGCATCCCCGAGCTGCTGGAGTCCACCGGCGCCCGGCTGCGCGAGGTCGGCACCACCAACCGGACGAGCCTGCGTGACTACTCGGCGGCGCTCGGCCCGGACACCGGGTTCGTGCTCAAGGTGCACCCGTCGAACTTCCGGGTCACCGGTTTCACCGCGGAGGTGCCGGTGCGCGAGCTGGCGACCCTCGGCGTGCCGTTGGTGGCCGACATCGGGTCCGGGCTGCTGGCCCCGCACCCGGTGCTGCCGGACGAACCGGACGCGACCACGGCGCTGCGCGACGGCGCGGACCTGGTGACCGCCAGCGGCGACAAGCTGCTGGGCGGCCCGCAGGCCGGGCTGCTGCTGGGTTCCGCGGATCTGGTGGAGAAGCTGCGCCGGCACCCCGCGGCGCGCGCGTTGCGGGTGGACAAGCTGACCCTGGCCGCGCTGGAGGCCACCGTGCGCGGTCCGGAGCCGCCGGTGGCGCGGGCGCTGGCGGCTGACGTGGCGGACCTGCGCCGCCGGGCCGAGGCGCTGGCCGCGCGGATGCCCGGCGCCACCGTCGAGTCGTGCCGCGCCGCGGTTGGCGGCGGTGGCGCGCCGGGCGTCGAGCTGCCGTCGGTGGCGGTGAGCCTGCCCCGATCGTGGGCGGAACCGCTGCGCACCGGGTCGCCGTCGGTGGTGGGCCGGGTCGAGCGCGGCCGCTGCCTGCTGGACCTGCGCACGGTCGACCCGGACGAGGACGAACTGCTGGTCGCGGCGGTGCGGGCGTGTACGTCGTAG
- a CDS encoding SelB C-terminal domain-containing protein: MYVVATAGHVDHGKSTLVERLTGTWPDRLAEEQRRGLTIELGFAWTEIDGRRLAFVDVPGHERFVPNMLAGVGPVPAVVFVVAADEGWMPQSAEHLAALRALGVRHALLVVTKADLADPRPATEEALSHLAALGRCDAVAVGRGGDLGPVRRALCALVDRLPAPDPAADVRLWVDRAFTVRGAGTVVTGTLAGGTLRAGDELELAGERVSVRGLQSLGAGEREVTAVARVAVNLRGVDRGQVRRGDALLTPGAWVHTCEVDVAVRAQGELHRELVLHLGAAAVAVHVRPLGTDAARLRLREPLPLRIGDTGLLRDPGEHRIAAGITVLDVRPPPLRRRGSARARAAELASGRVAPPPVARASELRAMGFPSSGERIGEWVVDAGALARARTEALSRFDEWSGRNPVAAGMPVEALRQAVGLPAAELVPAALAGTGLDISDGRVRRPGAGLPDRVLSALARLDERFRSQPFRAPEADDLAGLGLGPRELAAAVRAGRLVRIADGVFLGPDAPARAAEALVALPQPFTVSEARRALSTTRRVAVPLLELLDARRITAQDADLRRRLV, encoded by the coding sequence GTGTACGTCGTAGCGACCGCGGGGCACGTCGACCATGGCAAGTCGACGCTGGTGGAGCGGCTCACCGGCACCTGGCCGGACCGGCTGGCCGAGGAGCAGCGCCGTGGACTGACGATCGAGCTGGGGTTCGCGTGGACGGAGATCGACGGGCGGCGGCTCGCTTTCGTGGACGTGCCCGGACACGAACGGTTCGTCCCGAACATGCTGGCGGGGGTCGGGCCGGTGCCCGCGGTGGTGTTCGTCGTCGCCGCGGACGAGGGGTGGATGCCGCAGTCGGCCGAGCATCTGGCCGCGTTGCGGGCGCTCGGTGTCCGGCACGCGCTGCTCGTCGTGACGAAGGCGGATCTGGCCGACCCTCGCCCCGCGACGGAGGAAGCGCTTTCCCACCTGGCGGCGCTCGGCCGGTGCGACGCGGTGGCCGTCGGCCGGGGCGGGGACCTGGGGCCGGTGCGGCGGGCGTTGTGCGCGCTGGTCGACCGGTTGCCCGCGCCCGATCCGGCGGCGGACGTCCGGCTGTGGGTGGACCGGGCGTTCACGGTGCGCGGCGCCGGGACGGTGGTGACCGGGACGCTGGCCGGTGGCACCCTGCGGGCCGGGGACGAGCTGGAGCTCGCCGGGGAGCGGGTGAGCGTGCGTGGCTTGCAGTCGCTCGGAGCCGGGGAACGCGAGGTGACGGCGGTCGCGCGGGTCGCGGTGAACCTGCGGGGCGTGGACCGCGGCCAGGTGCGGCGGGGCGACGCCCTGCTCACCCCGGGGGCGTGGGTGCACACCTGCGAGGTGGACGTCGCCGTGCGTGCCCAGGGCGAGTTGCACCGGGAACTCGTGCTGCACCTGGGCGCGGCCGCGGTCGCGGTACATGTCCGTCCACTCGGGACGGACGCGGCGCGGTTGCGGCTGCGGGAGCCGTTGCCGCTGCGGATCGGGGACACGGGGTTGCTGCGGGATCCGGGTGAGCACCGCATCGCGGCCGGTATCACGGTGCTGGACGTGCGGCCGCCGCCGCTGCGGCGCCGCGGGTCGGCCCGGGCGCGGGCGGCGGAGCTGGCCTCCGGGCGCGTCGCGCCACCGCCGGTCGCCCGCGCGAGCGAGCTGCGCGCGATGGGTTTCCCCTCCTCCGGTGAGCGGATCGGCGAGTGGGTCGTGGACGCGGGCGCCCTCGCGCGGGCGCGCACGGAGGCGCTCTCCCGGTTCGACGAGTGGTCCGGCCGCAACCCGGTGGCGGCCGGGATGCCGGTGGAGGCACTGCGCCAGGCGGTCGGCCTGCCCGCGGCCGAGCTCGTGCCGGCCGCGCTGGCGGGGACGGGCCTGGACATCTCCGACGGCCGCGTGCGGCGCCCCGGAGCGGGATTGCCGGACAGGGTGCTGTCCGCGCTGGCTCGCCTGGACGAGCGGTTCCGGTCGCAGCCGTTCCGCGCCCCCGAGGCCGACGACCTCGCCGGGCTGGGACTGGGCCCGCGGGAACTGGCGGCGGCCGTGCGTGCCGGACGGCTGGTCCGGATCGCCGACGGCGTGTTCCTCGGTCCGGACGCCCCGGCCCGCGCCGCGGAGGCGCTGGTCGCGCTGCCCCAGCCGTTCACGGTCAGCGAGGCCCGGCGCGCGCTCAGCACGACGCGCCGCGTGGCCGTGCCGCTGCTGGAACTGCTCGACGCTCGGCGGATCACCGCGCAGGACGCGGACTTGCGGCGCCGGCTCGTCTGA
- a CDS encoding SDR family oxidoreductase encodes MNYDTLAGRTAVITGAASGMGAATAELLAASGAKVVLLARRADRLSELADKITANGGQALPVAVDVTDPASVTAAADRVHEVFGPVDLVVNAAGVMLPNPITDGREDEWTRMIDTNVTGALRVIRAFTGDLVAAAAEGKTADLVNISSIGAHIPFPGYAVYSATKAALTQLSTSLRTELGPKDVRVTNIEPGLTTTELGEHVASAEHAAQLDEMSAALDPLTADEIADLIAYTTSRSRHVNLRQIIVLPTRQA; translated from the coding sequence ATGAACTACGACACCCTCGCCGGACGTACCGCCGTCATCACCGGAGCTGCCAGCGGGATGGGCGCCGCCACCGCCGAGCTGCTGGCCGCCAGCGGCGCGAAGGTCGTGCTGCTCGCCCGGCGTGCGGACCGCCTCAGCGAGCTGGCCGACAAGATCACCGCGAACGGCGGGCAGGCTCTCCCGGTGGCCGTCGACGTCACCGATCCGGCGTCGGTCACCGCCGCCGCCGACCGGGTCCACGAGGTCTTCGGCCCGGTCGACCTGGTGGTCAACGCCGCCGGTGTGATGCTGCCGAACCCGATCACCGACGGCCGCGAGGACGAGTGGACCCGGATGATCGACACGAATGTGACGGGCGCGCTGCGGGTGATCCGTGCGTTCACCGGCGACCTGGTCGCGGCCGCGGCGGAGGGGAAGACGGCGGACCTGGTCAACATCTCGTCCATCGGCGCGCACATCCCGTTCCCCGGGTACGCCGTCTACAGTGCGACGAAGGCCGCCCTCACCCAGCTGTCCACGTCGCTACGCACCGAGCTGGGGCCGAAGGACGTGCGGGTCACCAACATCGAGCCTGGCCTGACCACGACCGAGCTCGGCGAGCACGTGGCCTCCGCCGAGCACGCGGCCCAGCTCGACGAGATGTCCGCCGCGCTCGACCCGCTGACGGCAGACGAGATCGCCGACCTGATCGCCTACACAACGAGCCGCTCGCGGCACGTCAACCTGCGGCAGATCATCGTGCTCCCGACCAGGCAGGCCTGA
- a CDS encoding TIGR03564 family F420-dependent LLM class oxidoreductase: MRIGLMVDDSGKTIDDIVAAARSGLPALWLGQRFGWDPLTALAVAGQEVPGVELGTAIVPTWPQHPIKLAVQALSTQAVTGNRLSLGVGLSHPAMIEDGYGLSYDRPARHLREYLSALGPLLRGESIAYRGETLAAQGRVDVAGAKPPALLVSALGDLTLRVAGELADGTITTWAGPRALGEHIVPKITKAAAGRAEPRVIAGVIVAVTDDPGSIRAWVAREYGIAASLPAYRAILDREGVREVADTVVTGDEATVERELRRHLDAGATEFAAALVGSPAEQARTLELLRSLNS, encoded by the coding sequence ATGAGGATCGGCCTGATGGTCGACGACTCGGGCAAGACCATCGACGACATCGTCGCGGCGGCACGCTCCGGACTGCCCGCCCTGTGGCTGGGCCAGCGGTTCGGCTGGGACCCGCTGACCGCGCTGGCCGTCGCCGGTCAGGAGGTGCCCGGCGTCGAACTCGGCACCGCGATCGTCCCGACCTGGCCGCAGCACCCGATCAAGCTGGCCGTGCAGGCACTGAGCACCCAAGCGGTCACCGGCAACCGGCTCAGCCTCGGCGTGGGGCTCAGCCACCCGGCGATGATCGAGGACGGATACGGCCTCTCCTACGACAGGCCGGCACGGCACCTGCGTGAGTACCTGAGTGCCCTGGGCCCGTTGCTGCGCGGCGAATCCATTGCCTATCGGGGGGAAACGCTGGCAGCGCAGGGGCGAGTCGACGTCGCCGGCGCGAAGCCGCCCGCGTTGCTGGTGTCCGCGCTCGGCGACCTGACCTTGCGTGTCGCGGGTGAGCTGGCGGACGGGACGATCACCACCTGGGCCGGGCCGCGCGCGCTCGGCGAGCACATCGTCCCGAAGATCACCAAGGCCGCGGCGGGGCGCGCGGAGCCACGCGTGATCGCCGGCGTGATCGTGGCGGTGACCGACGATCCCGGCTCGATCCGGGCGTGGGTCGCGCGTGAGTACGGCATCGCCGCGTCGCTGCCCGCGTATCGCGCGATCCTCGACCGGGAGGGGGTGCGGGAGGTCGCGGACACCGTCGTCACCGGCGACGAAGCCACCGTCGAGCGAGAACTCCGGCGCCACCTGGACGCCGGAGCCACCGAGTTCGCCGCCGCCCTCGTCGGGTCACCGGCGGAACAGGCTCGCACACTGGAGCTGCTGCGGAGCTTGAACTCCTAG
- a CDS encoding TetR family transcriptional regulator: MDRQERAERILDVAGGLLLRWGYQKVTIDDVAERAGIGKGTVYLHWKSRQDLFHAVFRRELAAASDELVAAIRADPRTVLLHELTRVNFESVTGRPLLRALVRADPAVLGKLARDRTQSRHDEALADYLRLLTEHDLVRTDLPLDQLGYAWHATLEGFFLSPPHPDAADLVAATVRGAFEPRTEPDPALLAELAPQVADLFAKIGNQHRAAYHGRKS, encoded by the coding sequence GTGGATCGACAGGAGCGGGCGGAACGCATCCTCGACGTGGCCGGCGGCCTGCTGCTGCGCTGGGGCTACCAGAAGGTCACGATCGACGACGTGGCCGAGCGGGCCGGTATCGGCAAGGGCACCGTCTACCTGCACTGGAAGTCGCGGCAGGACCTGTTCCACGCGGTGTTCCGGCGCGAGCTGGCCGCGGCCTCCGACGAGCTGGTGGCCGCCATCCGCGCGGACCCGCGCACGGTTCTGCTGCACGAGCTGACCCGCGTCAACTTCGAGTCGGTCACCGGCCGTCCCCTGCTGCGGGCGCTGGTGCGCGCCGACCCCGCCGTGCTCGGCAAGCTCGCCCGCGACCGGACGCAGTCGCGGCACGACGAAGCCCTCGCCGATTACCTGCGGCTGCTCACCGAGCACGACCTGGTCCGCACCGACCTGCCGCTCGACCAACTCGGCTACGCCTGGCACGCCACCCTCGAAGGCTTCTTCCTGTCCCCGCCGCACCCGGACGCCGCGGACCTGGTCGCCGCGACCGTGCGCGGCGCCTTCGAACCGCGGACAGAACCGGACCCGGCTCTGCTGGCCGAGCTCGCACCCCAGGTCGCCGACCTGTTCGCCAAGATCGGGAACCAGCACCGCGCCGCCTACCACGGGAGAAAATCATGA
- a CDS encoding cupin domain-containing protein translates to MTPFTTTHVGDSTEVTAPDGSAVRPLCALPGVASFAHFALAPGQVSRAVEHATVEEIWYVVAGRGRLWRGQGARGEITELVPGVCLTIPLGTTFQFRAGPHGLAVVAATAPPWPGTPGEAIPATGPW, encoded by the coding sequence GTGACCCCGTTCACCACCACGCACGTCGGGGACAGCACCGAGGTCACCGCCCCCGACGGGTCCGCGGTCCGCCCGCTGTGCGCGCTGCCCGGGGTGGCGAGTTTCGCCCACTTCGCGCTCGCCCCCGGGCAGGTCTCGCGGGCCGTCGAGCACGCCACCGTCGAGGAGATCTGGTACGTCGTCGCCGGGCGCGGCCGCCTCTGGCGCGGGCAAGGCGCCCGAGGCGAGATCACCGAGCTGGTGCCGGGGGTGTGCCTGACGATCCCCCTCGGCACGACGTTCCAGTTCCGCGCGGGCCCGCACGGCCTGGCGGTGGTCGCGGCTACCGCACCACCGTGGCCCGGTACGCCCGGTGAGGCCATCCCGGCGACCGGCCCGTGGTGA